The genomic interval TAGAAAATTGCGTATTAATATCAAGAGCAATGCCAAAGCTGTGGGGACTAAGATTGGGAGAATCTGCGATATTACGCCAATAAAACGCATCTTGGTCGCTCAAAAATTGATAGTATGCTTGTGGAAGATTCTCAAGTTTGTGCATTACACGTTCAAAAGCTTTATCTACACCATTTGCAGTAGTTACTACAATGAAACTTTTATCAAAACGTTGTTTAAACCAAGGCAACTTTACAAGATGTGCGCTTACATCTTCTTCTGAATGCCCATAAATTGCTTTATAAAATCCTAAATGACGTATGCGAGAAGTATCTTCATTACGATTGAGCACATAACCTTTAAGGGGATAGGGATAAGTGAAAGCGTCATTCATATCAGGATTTAAAATCTGCTCATCATAGCTTTTTTCTAAACCATCGTCCCATACGAAACTGCTCCCATCATTAAGAACTACTTGATTATCGGCTATTCTTACTACCTGTGGATAATATCGCTTTACACACTCTTGCGCGAGAATATCAACAACTTGCTCTGCACCTAGCGATACATAGACCATACACAAACACGCTATCACTTTCTTCATTTCTATCTGCCCATTTGGTAACTTGAAATGCTAAGATTATAACGTGTTTTGATATATTTCTTACAAAATTTGTTCTTAAAATTTATCTTCCGCTTTAGGTTTATAGAATTTTTGTAGCCAATCATCTACAGGAGCGAGGAATCTATAGATAGCAGGCACAATAAGCAAACTCAAAAACATTGAAAACAGCAATCCGCCAATAATACAAATT from Helicobacter hepaticus ATCC 51449 carries:
- a CDS encoding M15 family metallopeptidase, encoding MKKVIACLCMVYVSLGAEQVVDILAQECVKRYYPQVVRIADNQVVLNDGSSFVWDDGLEKSYDEQILNPDMNDAFTYPYPLKGYVLNRNEDTSRIRHLGFYKAIYGHSEEDVSAHLVKLPWFKQRFDKSFIVVTTANGVDKAFERVMHKLENLPQAYYQFLSDQDAFYWRNIADSPNLSPHSFGIALDINTQFSKYWLWDKKERNEYQYENQIPLEIVQAFEEEGFIWGGRWWHYDTMHFEYRPEIICYAKNIQKY